One genomic window of Polyodon spathula isolate WHYD16114869_AA chromosome 8, ASM1765450v1, whole genome shotgun sequence includes the following:
- the tigarb gene encoding fructose-2,6-bisphosphatase TIGAR B, producing MFTFAFTMVRHGETRYNKEKLLQGQGVDAPLSENGLRQAEAAGVYLRDVRFTNVFSSDLQRAKQTASIIVAHNNHCLGKKIVCDPKLRERSFGIAEGKPVKDMKDMAKAAGQQCPRFTPPGGETEEQVQSRVKDFMDSLCQQIVAQHASQCSQGKEGLETACNGLGGACGRSSSGTNLSDLHEAFADAVDGAEDLQVHVLVVSHGTYMRNVVKYFVEELQCTLPQSLKMSHVFSACPNTGMCRFRIAVDHSTGLSPCVDCVFINRNIQGSKVVKHE from the exons ATGTTTACCTTTGCATTTACAATGGTCAGACA TGGAGAAACTAGATACAACAAAGAGAAACTACTCCAAG GCCAGGGTGTGGATGCGCCTTTGTCGGAAAACGGGCTGAGGCAGGCAGAAGCTGCAGGAGTTTACCTTCGAGATGTGCGCTTTACAAATGTGTTCTCAAGTGACCTCCAGCGTGCAAAGCAG ACGGCTTCCATAATTGTTGCACACAACAATCATTGCCTGGGTAAAAAAATAGTCTGTGATCCAAAACTGCGTGAGAGA AGTTTTGGGATTGCAGAAGGGAAACCTGTAAAGGATATGAAGGACATGGCAAAGGCTGCAGGCCAGCAGTGTCCTCGTTTTACTCCTCCGGGGGGAGAGACCGAAGAACAG GTACAGTCCCGAGTGAAAGATTTCATGGATTCACTCTGCCAGCAGATTGTGGCCCAGCACGCTTCGCAATGCAGCCAAGGAAAGGAAGGATTAGAGACAGCCTGCAATGGTTTGGGGGGTGCTTGTGGAAGATCGTCCTCAGGCACAAACCTTTCTGACTTACATGAAGCCTTTGCAGACGCTGTAGATGGAGCTGAGGACCTGCAGGTGCATGTTCTGGTGGTCAGCCACGGCACCTACATGAGGAACGTGGTGAAGTATTTCGTGGAAGAGCTCCAGTGCACATTGCCTCAGAGCTTAAAGATGTCTCACGTATTCTCAGCCTGTCCTAACACAGGGATGTGTCGATTTCGCATTGCTGTCGATCACAGTACTGGACTCTCCCCGTGTGTTGATTGCgtttttattaacagaaatatCCAGGGATCCAAAGTGGTTAAGCATGAGTAG
- the LOC121319093 gene encoding fibroblast growth factor 23-like, producing MHSALLILFLAVLRGFQIGSTLPVLSPLLNPTWGDPKRLVHLYTSSDKRSFHLAINPDGQVDRTTIQTPSSAMLLKSDGIGLMAIMGVKSERYLCMDANGKTFSSAVFSMEYCLFQHERLENGYDVYHSPKSNLVLNLDGRPHTYIPGGNLPPYSQFISLVNTIELEHFVRRRSTSFHVDPSDPFGMFTANSQPATGEDSVETQASSEVPALSRERTRSTYHDEVDPDDPWRLLDHKTNSSPRYSVSE from the exons ATGCACTCGGCACTCCTGATTCTCTTTCTGGCTGTGTTGCGCGGTTTTCAGATTGGAAGTACTCTCCCCGTTCTTTCTCCACTGCTGAATCCCACCTGGGGGGACCCCAAGAGACTGGTGCACCTGTACACTTCTTCAGACAAGAGAAGCTTTCATTTGGCTATCAACCCGGACGGGCAAGTGGACAGAACAACTATCCAGACCCCCAGCA GTGCAATGCTATTAAAGTCGGATGGAATAGGTCTTATGGCGATCATGGGTGTGAAGAGCGAACGCTACCTCTGTATGGATGCAAACGGAAAGACTTTCAGCTCA GCTGTCTTCAGCATGGAGTACTGCTTGTTCCAGCACGAGCGCTTGGAAAATGGATACGACGTGTATCATTCACCTAAGAGCAACCTGGTGCTCAACCTCGATGGCAGGCCTCACACCTACATTCCTGGCGGGAACCTGCCTCCTTATTCCCAGTTCATATCTCTGGTGAACACAATCGAACTGGAACATTTTGTGCGCAGACGGAGCACCAGTTTCCATGTGGACCCTTCAGACCCCTTCGGGATGTTTACTGCCAACAGCCAACCTGCCACGGGAGAGGACTCTGTGGAAACTCAGGCATCCAGCGAAGTCCCAGCCCTGTCCAGAGAGCGCACAAGATCAACATACCATGATGAGGTGGACCCCGATGATCCTTGGAGACTGCTAGATCATAAAACCAATAGCAGCCCTCGCTACTCAGTGAGTGAATAG